In Tachysurus vachellii isolate PV-2020 chromosome 12, HZAU_Pvac_v1, whole genome shotgun sequence, the following are encoded in one genomic region:
- the gpatch2 gene encoding G patch domain-containing protein 2 isoform X4 has translation MDELVHDLVSALEESSEQARGGGCSASLDLALPAGRMLKRHARKRRGRKRRSENGTRAALGHAPCHTSHASDSSLDEHRDTRLSSSSNANANNSDSDEQLGAKRGKRPPWHDDAAVTDANRSLRRRRKVKRMAIDPPPEFSPKSAGGSREEGTVNDAVTKGRVKKRKLALAHRLALDAADEGVVVESEEAGLSGKEKMDFEEHKCSDEDMSDRCETSSVSNSSDGGLFTNDEGRQGDDEQSDWFYEGEAGGACGIAGVVPWWDRDSNELDLNDPVFNSILTGAFPLMSQGAQRGFQARLARHAPLRQSQGVSQVAGCAERIPRLSQDPHTHEPWFSPGSRREQVRREQCHWDSRSDRGHRRSCSLKTASRQTSGHLGSLCTGDIKRRRKAAPMGAPLSTGVVGEGVSPIPDSNVGNRMLQNMGWCPGMGLGPEGRGITEPIRCTQRPKGAGLGFN, from the exons ATGGACGAGCTGGTCCATGACTTGGTGTCAGCGCTGGAGGAGAGCTCGGAGCAGGCTCGTGGCGGTGGCTGCAGTGCCAGCCTTGACCTTGCACTGCCTGCTGGGCGTATGCTCAAACGGCACGCTCGTAAACGCCGTGGAAGGAAGCGCCGCTCGGAGAACGGCACCCGTGCCGCACTTGGCCACGCCCCTTGTCACACAAGCCACGCCTCGGACTCCAGCCTGGAcgagcacagagacacacgcctGTCCTCTAGCTCTAATGCCAACGCTAACAACAGCGACTCGGACGAGCAACTCGGTGCCAAGCGTGGCAAGCGGCCTCCGTGGCACGACGATGCAGCAGTCACCGATGCCAACCGGAGCCTTCGGAGAAGGCGCAAAGTCAAGCGCATGGCCATCGACCCGCCGCCGGAGTTTTCGCCCAAATCAGCAGGAGGGAGCAGGGAGGAGGGGACAGTGAATGACGCAGTGACTAAAGGCagagtgaagaagaggaagcTGGCGCTGGCACACCGGCTGGCACTGGATGCCGCAGACGAAGGCGTGGTTGTGGAGAGCGAGGAAGCAGGGCTTTCTGGGAAAGAAAAAATGGACTTTGAGGAGCACAAGTGTTCCGATGAAGACATGAGTGACAGGTG tgaaacCAGCAGTGTAAGCAACAGCAGTGATGGAGGTCTGTTCACCAATGATGAAGGGAGACAAG GTGACGACGAGCAAAGCGATTGGTTCTACGAGGGTGAGGCAGGTGGTGCTTGTGGCATTGCAGGTGTGGTCCCGTGGTGGGACAGGGACTCTAACGAGCTGGACCTAAATGACCCAGTGTTCAACAGTATCCTCACAGGGGCCTTTCCTCTCATGTCCCAGGGAGCACAGCGag GGTTTCAAGCCAGGTTGGCTCGACATGCTCCACTGCGGCAGTCTCAG GGCGTCTCTCAGGTAGCTGGATGTGCTGAGAGAATTCCCAGactgtctcaggatcctcacacacacga GCCTTGGTTCAGTCCCGGATCCAGACGTGAACAGGTGAGACGTGAACAG tgtcacTGGGATTCGAGATCGGACCGAGGTCATCGGAGAAGCTGCTCACTAAAGACCGCCAGCAG gcAGACAAGTGGACATCTTGGCTCATTGTGTACCGGAGACATTAAAAGGAGACGCAAAGCTGCACCTATGGGAGCTCCCTTAtctacag GTGTGGTAGGAGAGGGAGTGTCTCCAATCCCAGACTCCAATGTGGGGAACCGGATGCTGCAGAACATGGGCTGGTGCCCCGGAATGGGCCTCGGGCCCGAGGGACGAGGCATCACCGAGCCGATCCGGTGCACACAGAGGCCCAAAGGCGCAGGGCTCGGCTTTAACTGA
- the gpatch2 gene encoding G patch domain-containing protein 2 isoform X1 gives MFRAAALKNFGKAGTSWHFGRTMDELVHDLVSALEESSEQARGGGCSASLDLALPAGRMLKRHARKRRGRKRRSENGTRAALGHAPCHTSHASDSSLDEHRDTRLSSSSNANANNSDSDEQLGAKRGKRPPWHDDAAVTDANRSLRRRRKVKRMAIDPPPEFSPKSAGGSREEGTVNDAVTKGRVKKRKLALAHRLALDAADEGVVVESEEAGLSGKEKMDFEEHKCSDEDMSDRCETSSVSNSSDGGLFTNDEGRQGDDEQSDWFYEGEAGGACGIAGVVPWWDRDSNELDLNDPVFNSILTGAFPLMSQGAQRGFQARLARHAPLRQSQGVSQVAGCAERIPRLSQDPHTHEPWFSPGSRREQVRREQCHWDSRSDRGHRRSCSLKTASRQTSGHLGSLCTGDIKRRRKAAPMGAPLSTGVVGEGVSPIPDSNVGNRMLQNMGWCPGMGLGPEGRGITEPIRCTQRPKGAGLGFN, from the exons ATGTTCCGTGCAGCTGCACTAAAGAACTTCGGTAAAGCGGGAACCAGCTG GCACTTTGGCCGGACGATGGACGAGCTGGTCCATGACTTGGTGTCAGCGCTGGAGGAGAGCTCGGAGCAGGCTCGTGGCGGTGGCTGCAGTGCCAGCCTTGACCTTGCACTGCCTGCTGGGCGTATGCTCAAACGGCACGCTCGTAAACGCCGTGGAAGGAAGCGCCGCTCGGAGAACGGCACCCGTGCCGCACTTGGCCACGCCCCTTGTCACACAAGCCACGCCTCGGACTCCAGCCTGGAcgagcacagagacacacgcctGTCCTCTAGCTCTAATGCCAACGCTAACAACAGCGACTCGGACGAGCAACTCGGTGCCAAGCGTGGCAAGCGGCCTCCGTGGCACGACGATGCAGCAGTCACCGATGCCAACCGGAGCCTTCGGAGAAGGCGCAAAGTCAAGCGCATGGCCATCGACCCGCCGCCGGAGTTTTCGCCCAAATCAGCAGGAGGGAGCAGGGAGGAGGGGACAGTGAATGACGCAGTGACTAAAGGCagagtgaagaagaggaagcTGGCGCTGGCACACCGGCTGGCACTGGATGCCGCAGACGAAGGCGTGGTTGTGGAGAGCGAGGAAGCAGGGCTTTCTGGGAAAGAAAAAATGGACTTTGAGGAGCACAAGTGTTCCGATGAAGACATGAGTGACAGGTG tgaaacCAGCAGTGTAAGCAACAGCAGTGATGGAGGTCTGTTCACCAATGATGAAGGGAGACAAG GTGACGACGAGCAAAGCGATTGGTTCTACGAGGGTGAGGCAGGTGGTGCTTGTGGCATTGCAGGTGTGGTCCCGTGGTGGGACAGGGACTCTAACGAGCTGGACCTAAATGACCCAGTGTTCAACAGTATCCTCACAGGGGCCTTTCCTCTCATGTCCCAGGGAGCACAGCGag GGTTTCAAGCCAGGTTGGCTCGACATGCTCCACTGCGGCAGTCTCAG GGCGTCTCTCAGGTAGCTGGATGTGCTGAGAGAATTCCCAGactgtctcaggatcctcacacacacga GCCTTGGTTCAGTCCCGGATCCAGACGTGAACAGGTGAGACGTGAACAG tgtcacTGGGATTCGAGATCGGACCGAGGTCATCGGAGAAGCTGCTCACTAAAGACCGCCAGCAG gcAGACAAGTGGACATCTTGGCTCATTGTGTACCGGAGACATTAAAAGGAGACGCAAAGCTGCACCTATGGGAGCTCCCTTAtctacag GTGTGGTAGGAGAGGGAGTGTCTCCAATCCCAGACTCCAATGTGGGGAACCGGATGCTGCAGAACATGGGCTGGTGCCCCGGAATGGGCCTCGGGCCCGAGGGACGAGGCATCACCGAGCCGATCCGGTGCACACAGAGGCCCAAAGGCGCAGGGCTCGGCTTTAACTGA
- the gpatch2 gene encoding G patch domain-containing protein 2 isoform X2 — MFRAAALKNFGKAGTSWHFGRTMDELVHDLVSALEESSEQARGGGCSASLDLALPAGRMLKRHARKRRGRKRRSENGTRAALGHAPCHTSHASDSSLDEHRDTRLSSSSNANANNSDSDEQLGAKRGKRPPWHDDAAVTDANRSLRRRRKVKRMAIDPPPEFSPKSAGGSREEGTVNDAVTKGRVKKRKLALAHRLALDAADEGVVVESEEAGLSGKEKMDFEEHKCSDEDMSDSETSSVSNSSDGGLFTNDEGRQGDDEQSDWFYEGEAGGACGIAGVVPWWDRDSNELDLNDPVFNSILTGAFPLMSQGAQRGFQARLARHAPLRQSQGVSQVAGCAERIPRLSQDPHTHEPWFSPGSRREQVRREQCHWDSRSDRGHRRSCSLKTASRQTSGHLGSLCTGDIKRRRKAAPMGAPLSTGVVGEGVSPIPDSNVGNRMLQNMGWCPGMGLGPEGRGITEPIRCTQRPKGAGLGFN, encoded by the exons ATGTTCCGTGCAGCTGCACTAAAGAACTTCGGTAAAGCGGGAACCAGCTG GCACTTTGGCCGGACGATGGACGAGCTGGTCCATGACTTGGTGTCAGCGCTGGAGGAGAGCTCGGAGCAGGCTCGTGGCGGTGGCTGCAGTGCCAGCCTTGACCTTGCACTGCCTGCTGGGCGTATGCTCAAACGGCACGCTCGTAAACGCCGTGGAAGGAAGCGCCGCTCGGAGAACGGCACCCGTGCCGCACTTGGCCACGCCCCTTGTCACACAAGCCACGCCTCGGACTCCAGCCTGGAcgagcacagagacacacgcctGTCCTCTAGCTCTAATGCCAACGCTAACAACAGCGACTCGGACGAGCAACTCGGTGCCAAGCGTGGCAAGCGGCCTCCGTGGCACGACGATGCAGCAGTCACCGATGCCAACCGGAGCCTTCGGAGAAGGCGCAAAGTCAAGCGCATGGCCATCGACCCGCCGCCGGAGTTTTCGCCCAAATCAGCAGGAGGGAGCAGGGAGGAGGGGACAGTGAATGACGCAGTGACTAAAGGCagagtgaagaagaggaagcTGGCGCTGGCACACCGGCTGGCACTGGATGCCGCAGACGAAGGCGTGGTTGTGGAGAGCGAGGAAGCAGGGCTTTCTGGGAAAGAAAAAATGGACTTTGAGGAGCACAAGTGTTCCGATGAAGACATGAGTGACAG tgaaacCAGCAGTGTAAGCAACAGCAGTGATGGAGGTCTGTTCACCAATGATGAAGGGAGACAAG GTGACGACGAGCAAAGCGATTGGTTCTACGAGGGTGAGGCAGGTGGTGCTTGTGGCATTGCAGGTGTGGTCCCGTGGTGGGACAGGGACTCTAACGAGCTGGACCTAAATGACCCAGTGTTCAACAGTATCCTCACAGGGGCCTTTCCTCTCATGTCCCAGGGAGCACAGCGag GGTTTCAAGCCAGGTTGGCTCGACATGCTCCACTGCGGCAGTCTCAG GGCGTCTCTCAGGTAGCTGGATGTGCTGAGAGAATTCCCAGactgtctcaggatcctcacacacacga GCCTTGGTTCAGTCCCGGATCCAGACGTGAACAGGTGAGACGTGAACAG tgtcacTGGGATTCGAGATCGGACCGAGGTCATCGGAGAAGCTGCTCACTAAAGACCGCCAGCAG gcAGACAAGTGGACATCTTGGCTCATTGTGTACCGGAGACATTAAAAGGAGACGCAAAGCTGCACCTATGGGAGCTCCCTTAtctacag GTGTGGTAGGAGAGGGAGTGTCTCCAATCCCAGACTCCAATGTGGGGAACCGGATGCTGCAGAACATGGGCTGGTGCCCCGGAATGGGCCTCGGGCCCGAGGGACGAGGCATCACCGAGCCGATCCGGTGCACACAGAGGCCCAAAGGCGCAGGGCTCGGCTTTAACTGA
- the gpatch2 gene encoding G patch domain-containing protein 2 isoform X3, translating to MFRAAALKNFGKAGTSWHFGRTMDELVHDLVSALEESSEQARGGGCSASLDLALPAGRMLKRHARKRRGRKRRSENGTRAALGHAPCHTSHASDSSLDEHRDTRLSSSSNANANNSDSDEQLGAKRGKRPPWHDDAAVTDANRSLRRRRKVKRMAIDPPPEFSPKSAGGSREEGTVNDAVTKGRVKKRKLALAHRLALDAADEGVVVESEEAGLSGKEKMDFEEHKCSDEDMSDRCETSSVSNSSDGGLFTNDEGRQGDDEQSDWFYEGEAGGACGIAGVVPWWDRDSNELDLNDPVFNSILTGAFPLMSQGAQRGFQARLARHAPLRQSQGVSQVAGCAERIPRLSQDPHTHEPWFSPGSRREQCHWDSRSDRGHRRSCSLKTASRQTSGHLGSLCTGDIKRRRKAAPMGAPLSTGVVGEGVSPIPDSNVGNRMLQNMGWCPGMGLGPEGRGITEPIRCTQRPKGAGLGFN from the exons ATGTTCCGTGCAGCTGCACTAAAGAACTTCGGTAAAGCGGGAACCAGCTG GCACTTTGGCCGGACGATGGACGAGCTGGTCCATGACTTGGTGTCAGCGCTGGAGGAGAGCTCGGAGCAGGCTCGTGGCGGTGGCTGCAGTGCCAGCCTTGACCTTGCACTGCCTGCTGGGCGTATGCTCAAACGGCACGCTCGTAAACGCCGTGGAAGGAAGCGCCGCTCGGAGAACGGCACCCGTGCCGCACTTGGCCACGCCCCTTGTCACACAAGCCACGCCTCGGACTCCAGCCTGGAcgagcacagagacacacgcctGTCCTCTAGCTCTAATGCCAACGCTAACAACAGCGACTCGGACGAGCAACTCGGTGCCAAGCGTGGCAAGCGGCCTCCGTGGCACGACGATGCAGCAGTCACCGATGCCAACCGGAGCCTTCGGAGAAGGCGCAAAGTCAAGCGCATGGCCATCGACCCGCCGCCGGAGTTTTCGCCCAAATCAGCAGGAGGGAGCAGGGAGGAGGGGACAGTGAATGACGCAGTGACTAAAGGCagagtgaagaagaggaagcTGGCGCTGGCACACCGGCTGGCACTGGATGCCGCAGACGAAGGCGTGGTTGTGGAGAGCGAGGAAGCAGGGCTTTCTGGGAAAGAAAAAATGGACTTTGAGGAGCACAAGTGTTCCGATGAAGACATGAGTGACAGGTG tgaaacCAGCAGTGTAAGCAACAGCAGTGATGGAGGTCTGTTCACCAATGATGAAGGGAGACAAG GTGACGACGAGCAAAGCGATTGGTTCTACGAGGGTGAGGCAGGTGGTGCTTGTGGCATTGCAGGTGTGGTCCCGTGGTGGGACAGGGACTCTAACGAGCTGGACCTAAATGACCCAGTGTTCAACAGTATCCTCACAGGGGCCTTTCCTCTCATGTCCCAGGGAGCACAGCGag GGTTTCAAGCCAGGTTGGCTCGACATGCTCCACTGCGGCAGTCTCAG GGCGTCTCTCAGGTAGCTGGATGTGCTGAGAGAATTCCCAGactgtctcaggatcctcacacacacga GCCTTGGTTCAGTCCCGGATCCAGACGTGAACAG tgtcacTGGGATTCGAGATCGGACCGAGGTCATCGGAGAAGCTGCTCACTAAAGACCGCCAGCAG gcAGACAAGTGGACATCTTGGCTCATTGTGTACCGGAGACATTAAAAGGAGACGCAAAGCTGCACCTATGGGAGCTCCCTTAtctacag GTGTGGTAGGAGAGGGAGTGTCTCCAATCCCAGACTCCAATGTGGGGAACCGGATGCTGCAGAACATGGGCTGGTGCCCCGGAATGGGCCTCGGGCCCGAGGGACGAGGCATCACCGAGCCGATCCGGTGCACACAGAGGCCCAAAGGCGCAGGGCTCGGCTTTAACTGA